The Deltaproteobacteria bacterium nucleotide sequence GGCTCGAGACCTTCCCGGAGGTTGAATCGTCGGGTGTTGTCCGTAATGGCCCCCGCGATGGAACGCATGGCGTCACGATCCAGATCCAGCCCGGTGGTCGCCTCGATGATGACGGCGAGTCGGTCCCACGGATACAGGTCCCGAAAGAAGCGGCAGAGCACCATGGAGTCGAACAGGGTTAACCGGTCTTCCCATTCGGCGAACATCTCTGCTTTCCCCTGGATCTGATCCGGATCGATCATCTTGGCCAATTCGGGTTTGTAGAAGGTGGCGCGAAGGTGACAGGCCCCGCGGTCCGAAGCGCCGTACGCCAGCCCCATTCCTTTCAGCACCCTTGGATCGTAGCCCGCCGGCTCGAGGCCTTTCACGTGGATCGCCTGGTCTTCCATCCCCCATTCCCGGGCGGCCGCTTTGATCCCCCGGGCCAACACGTCCCCCACGCCTCTTCGGTAGGCCATATCCTTCAGCAGGCTTGCGATCCGATCCACCTTACCATAGTCGATGTCGTAATCGATCTTTTGCTGTCGAGCGGCCTCGATGGCAAACGCCGCAAGATTGCCCGCACTGATGGTGTCGATTCCCAGGCGGTCGCACAGATCGTTAAGAAAAGCGATTTCCTCGATGTCGGCCACTTCGCAGAGACCGCCCAGCGCGTAGATGGTTTCGTATTCAGGACCTTCGATTTTGAGGCCCTGATGTCGGCCTTCCTTTACGGTTCCCAGCCTGCCGCAAGCAATGAAGCATTTCAGACAGGCGTGAGGAGTGACGGATAGTCGTTGGTGAAGCGCGGCGGCGTTGATGCTTTCCCTGTGCGCGGCCTCCCCCTTTTTCCAGTAGCGGGTGGGAAAGCTTCCCACTTTGCTCATGATGTCGACCATCATGGGAGTACCCAGGTTCTTGTAGGCTTGTACCCCTTTATCGTCCTTGGCGTTTTGGGCGAGTTCCTTCGCGAAATCCTTCAGCATCCGGGGATCGGCCGTTTCCTTGTTTTTGTTGCCCCGAAAGGCAATGGCTTTGATCTTTTTCGAACCCATTACGGCGCCCACTCCGGTTCTGCCGGCGCTTCGCCAGTAATCGTTTTCGATCACGGCAAAGCTCACCAAACGCTCTCCCGCGGGACCGATGGTGACGACGCCGGAGTTCCCGGCGTCCGGGCGATCTTCCGAAACCCATGCCTTCACGCGGTCTTCGGTCTCGAACGTGTCCAGTCCCCACAAATCATCCGCTTCGTGGAAGGCCGCTCCCTCCTCGGAAACCTCGAGCCAAACGGGCTCCGTGGCCGCGCCGTGTATCATCACCGCGTCAAATCCGGTGCGGGCCATGTATTCCGCCGTCGTGCCTCCGGAATAGGATTCCGCATAAAAGCCCGTCTGCGGGGATTTCGTGAACACACCGT carries:
- a CDS encoding aldehyde ferredoxin oxidoreductase family protein, whose amino-acid sequence is MFGFYNKVLEVDASRRSFEVKTISDEVLRAFLGGKGLATHLLLRYNPPRVDPLGPENRLIFATGPANGTPIWGSCRHGVFTKSPQTGFYAESYSGGTTAEYMARTGFDAVMIHGAATEPVWLEVSEEGAAFHEADDLWGLDTFETEDRVKAWVSEDRPDAGNSGVVTIGPAGERLVSFAVIENDYWRSAGRTGVGAVMGSKKIKAIAFRGNKNKETADPRMLKDFAKELAQNAKDDKGVQAYKNLGTPMMVDIMSKVGSFPTRYWKKGEAAHRESINAAALHQRLSVTPHACLKCFIACGRLGTVKEGRHQGLKIEGPEYETIYALGGLCEVADIEEIAFLNDLCDRLGIDTISAGNLAAFAIEAARQQKIDYDIDYGKVDRIASLLKDMAYRRGVGDVLARGIKAAAREWGMEDQAIHVKGLEPAGYDPRVLKGMGLAYGASDRGACHLRATFYKPELAKMIDPDQIQGKAEMFAEWEDRLTLFDSMVLCRFFRDLYPWDRLAVIIEATTGLDLDRDAMRSIAGAITDNTRRFNLREGLEPEDDYLPKRFHLETLPETGKVITEEDMRRLLEDYYRARGWNERGIPPGAAA